The nucleotide sequence AGTGAGCCCGTCCCGCCCTCTTGCCTATGGTGGTTCTTCCAGTCCTTGAAGAAGGCATCTGTCCTGGGCTCGGGTCTTCTTCTCCCAAGACTCTGCACCCCGGTACCAGAAAACTTCCTCCCGGGGTGGGGATTTCCAGACCCCTCAGCAAACTGGTCACCCTTGTCCAGACCAAACAAACTGCGATGGTGTCAGCTGCCCACCTACAGGTTTCTGTTCACCTAAGTAAGGTGACGGGAGCCTTTCTGGCAGCCGCGTCACCCTGTTGACTCATCTTAAGCTAGCAACCGACAGACTCTCGGGCCTTTTTCTTCATCAACTGTCGGTAAGCCAGGTCTTCCCTAACTTGTCCCCCGACGGTTGAAATCTTAAACCCGCGTCTAGGTCTCTATGTTTTCCCCTGTCAATTCCATCTGGTCAGCTTGGGCCCTCTAGTTCCAGGTTGTGGAGGACGCTGCATTGCCTGGAAGGGTCCCCCAGCCATGTCAGCTAAGACAGGGTGGAGAGTGTCAAAGGGGTGAGGGTCCGGGACAGACTCCGGAGGAATGCCCCGGTTAGCCCCTGCCCCATCAGCTCACACGGTCTAATCAGCAAATGTTTGCTAATCCTCACGCTGGCCAGTGCAGCGCCCCGATgcacctgctcccctcctccccccggcCCATCCTCTCTTCTCCTCAACACCAGAACACAGAATGTTCTAACTCCTCTCGCCCTGTCCCCGGTGCTCAGGGCAATTTCTACCTGGATTCCTGGCTCACTGCTCAGCTTTATCCTGCTCATCAGGTCTCCTTGCCTTCTCTGGGGCATGAGCCCCCGGCTCCTGTGCAGGCTCTCTGCTGGGTACCTACCTAGGCCACATGCCCTCGTGGCCTGGCCTGGGCACGTGGCTGAGTCTCTACACGGTGCATGCTGCTGTCAGAGTATGTGTGTGCCTGAGGGCCCCGGGTTCCTGCAGCTTTTGATGTCAAAGAATGAGTAAGCGCTCGGCCAGATTGCCTGCACCGAGCTCCCTCAGGGTGTGAGCCTTGGAGGGTTCCCTTCTGCACCCCACTCCCCAACGTATTTAGCATTCGACGTATTTAGGATTAGGTTCCTCATCTTCCCACCAGGCCAGAGTCAACCTTGCCTCACTACCTCTCTCCATGGttcggggaggggtggggcgacTGATCCCCTAGGTATGGGAAGTGGCTTTCACATGTGTCACTTCTGAGCCCCCAAAATGTCTGTTTGACACCTCCTGCTGAGATGTACTAACAACTCCCAGCACCCCTCAAACCGGCTTCCTCCCATGTTGTTGCCCTCCCTGCCCGAGCACTTTTCCAAACAAATACCTCTTGGCAAGAAGGAAAAGATAGCTCCCCTCAACCCTCTTTGAAACCCAGCTTCTCAGGAGATGGGAGTTCTAGGGTCCTAGGGGCACCTCCCGCCGTGCGGATGTTAAATGGGCAATAAACCAATCAGCCTGGATGCTTTAGAGGGTAAGGATTTGAGTGGTTCTCATAAAGGGCCTCCGGGGTCAGGTAGGCGGGCTGTACCTACACCGGCCAGGCCAGACGTTGCCCAAGGGGCAGTGGGCGGCCAGGCTCCCCCCCAAAGGTAGGCGGAGTCCAGCCCcactcactgccccaggcccccGTATCTCTTCGCCCCTGGTCTGAATTGCTTTGCTCACCACTCACCTCACTGTTTCCCCCGTGTACCTCCTGGTCAATTCCAATAGGAGTCAACAAGTATGGGGACAGAACCCAAGATGGGCTCTAGGCTCTCAAGGGTATTGGGAGGAGGCAGGAACCGAGGAAGGGTGAAAAGAAGTGTTTGAGTCtctgcagaggcacagagagggactTGCCTCAAACTTTGGAATACAAAGGCCCCCGGCCCTCTCTGAGAAACTGCTCTCAGCGGTAGTACGacacagagaggggcgcctgggtggctcagtcagctaagcgtccgactcttgatttggctcaggtcacgatctcacagttagcgGGATCGTGGGATCGTGGCATGGAGCcctaggtcaggctctgtgctgacagtgcagagcctgcttgggattctctctctctctctgttcctcccccctcctcccccccccccccccccagccccaggaagCCCTGCAAGGACAGTCCCTGGATGGGATCACGCTGTGTGGAGTGCCCTGCAATCGGATCTGAAACGTGGCCGTGTGTGTCAAACCTCTTTCCCTGAGAGAACAGGCAGTTAATCTCATTTCTTTTGGAGAACTACATCGTATTCTGTTGTGTGAATGCACGGAGACTGGCTCACGCCCATCTCTTATTGAGTAATTGCATCACAGACATGACTTCTTATAATTGGCTTTGCTATTAAATGTGAAACTGGGCGAGGGGGGTaaaggtgaaaagaaaaccaCCGCTTACAGGTAACCGGGGACCAGCGAAGGACTTTAAGCAGGACACTGATGGGATCTGCGGGTTGGAAAATTCCTCCTGTGTTTGGCGGATGGACAAGGGTGGAGAAGTTGCTGGCACGGGGCCATGGAGGCGGTAGGGTGAAGAAGGGCTGGACTGAGGCTGTGGCAGAGggatgcggggtggggggaggcagagggctcTGCCATCGCACCGATgtatcccccacccccttcccccagacCCACTTGCCCCGGGGACCGGAAGGAAAGACACAGGTTGGGGACCTGGGTCTGCCCACTGAGAGCGAATGTGTGACCCAcaactggggcccctgggtggcagtGTAACCATCTCCTGCTTTGTGCAAGACCCTCACTCTCCTGGAAAAAGGGCAGTGTGAGACCATCTAGAGCTTCTGTGCAGAGTATCCTGtcccatcctctgcctccccGGGGCTCATCATTTATAGAAGTGTCTTTTTCAACCCACATAAGTTGGTTATAATTGGTTTGAAACCATGGGGAGGGGGCcggtgggaggggtggagaacaGGGCTGGGAAGTGAGGAGGAGCAGGTGCAGGGGGACAGCTGCGAGTGAAAGGTATGAAAACAGACACCGTGTCTTCCTTTGCGGTTAGCTGGGTAAACAACCTGAGCGCTGGTGGGGTGGGgtaaggggggaggaggagggggggaggagaaggaggaggaggtgaggggaggaggaaggggaggaggaggagcttcCAGAGACAAAGTGGGCGCATCACCCTCTCTTGGAACAGCAacaccccttcctctcttctgaaGCAGAGGAGGGAGCTCCCAAGTGatgggcaggagcagggagggaagccCAGGCAGGGCTGCGTAGTGGTGGAAAAATCGGCTCTGGAGGGAGATCAACATGGGTTCAAACACACCTGACCTTCGTAAGATAGGaaaatcacaggggcgcctgggtggctcagtcggttaggcgtctgacttcggctcgggtcgtgatctcacagcgagtttgagccccgtgtcaggctctgtgctgacagctcaggagcctggagcctgcttccaattctgtctccctctctctctctgcccctcccctgctcgctctccgtctgtctgtctgtctctctctctctcaaaaataaacaaacattaaaaaaaaaaaaaaaaagacaggaatagCACATACCTGAGCTTGTTATGCGGagtgaacaaagcaggaggcTAGCACTACAATTTCAGCTACAGTGAAGACATTCAGGAACAGGGAGACGCATCAAGAGGAAGCCCGTAGGCCACACCAGCAGCTGCCCCCTCAGCAGGATCTTAGGTTTTAGCGCCCGCTGCTCTGTTGGGAATGGGAGCAGACGGCCCCTTGCCCCAACCAGACCCATTTCCAAAACTGAAGTTCCGATTCCATGCCGTGAGCCGGCGGCCTTCCCTACCCGAGGACGCGTAAACTCCAAGCACCTAACAGGTGAAGCACAGCCCTTCAGAGTCCGTGAAGCCTCTCCCACCACGTATCTCCCTCCATCTTCGTCACCACCCCACCCCGCGAGGAGTCAGTCCCGTTTACAGTCAAAACCTGCAGCTGGAAAGGGCAAAGCGATTTGTTCGTGGACACACAAGGGGAGGTCGGGATTTGGTCGGTGGGGTGTATCGGGAGTCCAGGGACAAAggcagcctgggggtggggaggacaggagAAATCTACAGGGGACTCGGGGTCCCCCTGTGAGGGGGAAGATGGGTCCTCAGTTCCCCGCCCTGCTGTCTCCTTGCCCTTGCAGTACAAGGAACTAGGCAACTACAGCGACAGCACGGAGAGCCCCGCGGTGGAAAATCACCTCTGCTCCACAGCGGAGGGGCCCCTCCTGTCCTCCTTCAAGGCCGTGTTCATGCCCGTGGCCTACGGCCTCATCTTCCTCCTGGGGATGATGGGCAACATCCTGGTGCTGGTGATCCTGGAACGCCACCGGCAAACCCGCAGCTCCACCGAGACCTTCCTGTTCCACCTGGCCGTGGCCGACCTCCTCCTGGTCTTCATCCTGCCTTTTGCCGTGATCGAGGGCTCCGTGGGCTGGCTCCTGGGCACTTTCCTCTGCAAAACTGTGATCGCCCTGCACAAGATCAACTTCTACTGCAGCAGCCTGCTCCTGGCCTGCATCGCCGTGGACCGCTACCTGGCCATCGTCCACGCCGTCCACGCCTACCGCCACCGCCGCCTCCTCTCCATCCACATCACCTGTGCCACCATCTGGCTGGCGGGCATCTTCTTCGCCTTGCCCGAAATCCTCTTCGCCAAAGTGAGCCGCCTCCATCGCAACGACTCTCTGCCGCGCTGTACCTTCTCTCAGGAGAACCGAGCTGAAACCAACGCCTGGTTCACCTCCCGCTTCCTCTACCACCTCGGGGGCTTCCTACTGCCCATGCTGGTGATGGCCTGGTGCTACGTAGGAGTGGTGCACCGGCTGTGCCAGGCCCAGCGGCGCCCTCAGAGGCAGAAGGCGGTCAGGGTGGCCATCCTGGTGACGagtgtcttctttctctgttgGTCACCCTACCACGTCGTCATCTTCCTGGACACCCTGGCGAGGCTGAAGACCGTGAGCAACAGCTGTGAGCTGAACGGCTACCTCTCCGTGGCCATCACCATGAGCGAGTTCCTGGGCGTGGCCCACTGCTGTCTCAATCCCATGCTCTACACGTTCGCGGGCGTCAAGTTCCGTAGTGACCTGTCGCGCCTCCTGACCAAGCTGGGCTGTGCCGGCCCCGCCTCCCTCTGCCAGTTCTTCCCTACCTGGCGCAAGAGCAGTCTCTCTGAGTCAGAGAATGCTACCTCCCTCACCACCTTCTAGGTCCCGGCCCCCTTCGTTTCTGCTTTCCTTGGGGGATGCGGTGTTACTGGAGCCCCTTCCACGGGACCTGGGATCCTAAGAGCTCGCCGTGGCctagctgtgtcctcacatggggcAGCTGGATGAACCAACCCCTCTCTCCAGGACATCCCTGCCATGGCTTCTTCCGGCcccagggctgggctgcaggccggggaggggaggcagcccAAAGGCAAAAGCAAAGGATACCTGTGCCCAGCTGTATCCGCTGGGGCTGAGATGACCCCCACACGCCTTGTTTCATCGTAACCACTGGAAGCTCAGGAAACAACTTTTACTTCTGCCCTTGCCCATCGCGGAAGTCAGTCCCCTCCCAGAATGCACTGCGTCAGCTCAGGGACCACCGACCTGCACCACTACCCACCACTCCTCTCGCCCCACCTGCCGAAAGAAGCTAGAGGCTGAGCACCAGGGGGATGGATGGAGGTCAAGGCTGAGGAAAGGCCAGCTGGCAAAAGAACGCGGCCTTAATGTCTCAGTCACTAACAAACACAGACGTTCTGCCGGGCCACCAGCCCTGCAGCATCTTGACCAGGCAGGAAACTCAGACTGACCCAATCCCAGAAGCTGCTCCTGGCCCTGACCAAAATGGCGCTGGGCCAGCCCCGCGTCACTGGGCCCTGGGAGGTCTGCAGACTGAGGGCAGACTCCAGGCGCCCTCAGAGACCAGCCAGCCGGTGTCCTACAGAAGAAAGAAGGCCCAGCCAGCAGAGAGAAGCCACTGACAGGAAAGATTCTCCTTCCTTAGCCCCAAGGAGGCACAAGTAAAAACCAAGGCCTGCTGTCTTCTCTGCCCAGTGTAAAGAGGGCCAGGGGCAGTAGGGTCCGGGGTCCTGGCGGGTCTGGGCACCGATAAGGAAGGAGGCAGTCcgttccttcccacccccctctctgcAAGCTACACAGCAAAGGGGTCTCAATCGCACGGAGGGAGCACTTCGCCAAGAGTCAGAACGGAGATGGAGACCCGCCCCCAGAGAAGGACAGCAGACTGAAAGGGGCTTCTGGGGGTCATCACATCCAGCGCCCTGCCTGCAGGCCAAACCCAGAGCTTGCctgtctctctgggcctcagcaagAGCCACGAGGCATCCCCTTCGTCTAGGCAGGGTGAAAAGCAGGCCTGGGCAGGGAAGTCCCCGAGCCTCAGGAAGCCAAGCCCTGCCCCTGAGAGGATACTACTCAGATGGAACCAGAGGATGCTGCTCCGTGCCTGCCTGCCCAGAGagggctctccctccctcctccacagcCTCTGGGCTCGCCAGGGCGGGATGTCCGGGACCCCAGCACTCGCTGAGGGCACCTCTGGGTTGCCCAGTCCCGCTCAAGGCAGCTGGCCAAGCTCCCTGGGAGGCCCCCATAGTGGAAGTCAGAGCTTGTGACCCCAGGAGGGAGGGCTGTATCTTCACCGTAGGACCCTGGGAAAGCCCCCGGAGCCCCGCTTTTCCTCTCCCAGCATCCAACAGTAAGCTGGGCAGTCGAGTAGCCAGACACAGAAGCAAAAAGGCAAGAGGatggattttaattttctctttttaataaaaaggcaCCTATAAAACAGGTCAATACAGTACAGGCAGCACAGAGACCCCCGGAACAAGcctaaaaattgtttcaaaataaaaaccgAGAAGATGTCTTCacatattgtatttatatatttatatttatatatatatatttatataatggtaCAAAATGGCTGGGGGTATGGCCGTGAATGGAGGGAAGTAGGCTGGCCTGTGGAGTTCACCTTGGAAAGCTAGTCTGGTGGCGGAGATGGGAGAAGAGAATGGGGAGGGCATTAGGCCCTTTGCGGTCTGacccctctctcctctgggcAGGAAACACTTAGAGTCAGTTTGGGGAGtctggggtcagggtgggggggggagggggggttcatGGGTACAAGGCCCAGGTTGAGGCAGGGTGGGCAAAGCGCCTGGCAGGATGGAAGCTAGGTGGCCCCCAAACACAGATGTTGGGGCCCTGGCCCTGGGCCCCTGGGAGGgtgctgggggaggcaggggcctgCAGCCAGCCGGCCCCAGAGGAAGCGCTTGACCTGGCTGACGGTGGACTGAGGACAGCACCAGACTGGGAGAAGTGGGGCGAATTCCCTTTGTATCACAGCTGCCAATGCTAGACCAGACCCTGCAGATCAggaaggctggggaaggggccacGGCAGAAGACCCCTTGTCTAGAAATGGCCCTCGGCCCCGGAGGCGGGGCACAGAAGGCCAGGGAACTGCCCTGCCACCTCACAAGGCAGGAAAGGAAGTGAGAAAAGGAGAAGTGTTTTACTCCTGGGGCCAAGGGGGCAAAACACTGAGTCTGTATGGCTTCAGCTCTGACCAGAGGCAGGTGGGGAGTTTTGGGAAAGAGCAGGGGACTGAGGGGGAGGCAGTGGCTGCGCCTGGGCGGGCACAGAGCCCTGAGCCCGGGGCAGGGGGACCTTGCCGGTGAgaaggcaggcagagaggaggcGACAGGATGCCCCCTGATTTTCCAATACTTTCTCTAATCCACGCTCAAAGGATGGAGGCTGGAGAGAGACAGATCTACTCAGCCAAACCCTTTTCCTTCCGCCTTTGGTGATAAGAAGTAGGTGGCAGTTCCTGGAAGAGACGGGGCCTGGGGGTCACCTGGCCCAGGGCTACCGCAGCAGGCACAGGACCACGTGGACCACCGTGCCACCACCCCATGGCTCCACTCAAGGGGGCCACACAGcctccacctctccctcctttccttcatcccacactggggagggaggACTTCAAGTTCTGGCCAAGATGTAGCAGCAGGGGATACCAGCCATCCATAGCTGGGGAGCCAGGGCCCCGTGTCGCCTGTGCGGGGCGAACACACACGCCTGTGCACACATTCTCCTGAATCATTCAGCAACAGACAGACTGCCGCTCTGGGAGGCCTCAGCCCGGATGGGGCTCTCCGGGAGGAAGCCTCGGTGGTCTGACCTCAGTTTAGGTGCGGGGTATCTTTCATTTCACCGTTTGGGGAAGGGACCGGAATGGTATCCTTACAGACCCAGAGACAATGCAAACACTGGGTACCTGTGTCAGACTGCATGGTCCGGAGTCCAGGAGAATGGAAGGGGCAAGAAtttgaagagggagggaagggttttcttttatccttttttcttttttgtgacttctatcaaaacacagaaatacagcacacacacaaaccgGCACAAAAGCGCAGCGCTCTATTTACAGCTGCGGCTGGCACCTGCCCACCTGGCCAGCCGcctgcagggaggggtgggagagggggtcAGCCACATCAGCAGGGAGAGGAAATGAggcaggaagagacagaaggaaaaacaggTGGGAGCAGAGAAACCAAGAGGGGAGAGAAGCTCGCGGcagaaaggaaagggacagagtggggagacctcctccttcccctctcccccacggaCTCGACACAGGACTCCGAAAGCACAGCTGCAGAGGgtgggtgcagagaaagagggaagggagaggctcCATGGGACTGGGGAGGAACGCGCGAGGGGCAGCCCCGGTGGCCGAAATGGAACCCCAACCCAaaaccccccaccccgctccgtCACTTCCCCTTAAGCCGCCAGCACATCTGGTTTCCACAAAATGCCACGCCCCACAcaagcccctcccaccccctccaccccaccccttgaCCCAGGCCATCCCGACACTGGAGGGGAAGGAACTCTCTTAAGGTTATCATGTCTGCGGCAtcgccccagccccggccccgcACGGGGACTGCTAGAAGGGCAGGTTGGCCATGCTGCCCGGCGCCGGGAGGTAGCCCATCTGACTGTCCAGAGACACACTGCGCTGCCGCAGGGGATGGGACACCATGAGGTTCTGCTGGGGCGGGGGGCCCATGAGGGAGCCCTGTGGGGACAGCATGTGGGGGGGCTGGCTGTAGACCTCGCCCCCCACGCCCCGTTGCTTCATCAGCATGAAATTCTGCTGGGTCATGAGGCCTTGCGGAGGCGACATGACCCCCTGGTGCAGGCCGTGGGGCACCATGCCCTGCTGTGGGGGCACACCTGTCCTGCCCAGCAAGGGCATCTGGCCGGGGTGGCACATGGACATGTTGAGCCCCCGCTGGACGCCCTGCTGGCCCGGGAGGTTGGGGGGCCGTGAGGGGGTCTGCTCCGCCATCATGTTCTGCAGGTTCATGAGATGCAGATTGGGGGGCTGGGCCTTGGGGGGCTGGTTCTCGCTCTTGGGGAAGTATTGGAGGGTGCTGCTTGGCTTCTCAGAGGGGATGATCCTCGACAAGTCGAACTCAGGGATCCCCGTCGGGGTGGGCCGGATCACCTCGCTCAGCTCGGGGTCGTTCAGCACTGATGCCACCCCGGGGAGCACGCCCGGCGGGTAGGCGTCGCCCATGCGCCCAGCCATGCCTTTGCCCATCAGGTGCTGCTGAGGGGGCATGGGGCCGGGCGGCTGGCTAGGCAGGTcctctgggggcaggggcatGCCTGAAGGGTAATGCTGCTGCAggccaggccccccacccccacccccaccgggggCCATGGCACCGTGGGGCTGCTGCAGCCGAGGAGGGAAGGGCATCATCTGGGAGGAGCTGGGCACGGGGCCGCAGGGGGCATTCAGGGAGTCTGGGCCCCCCGGAGGCAGCATCATCGAGTTTTGAGGGGGCCCTCCTGTCCCCTGCGCATTGGGGTGCAATGGAATGTTGGACCCCAGAGGGGTAGGGGAGGGCAGCATGGTAGGTGGGGGTTCGTGGGACAGGGGCTGCTGGCCTGGCAGGTTCATGCCCATGGGGCTCTGGGCCGCAGCCGAGTTCAGGTGCATCTGGTTGGGCTGGTTATTGCTGATCcctgtggggagagagaaaagaggctcAGAAGCTGTGTGCGCCCAGCTGTGAGAGGGTGCAGAACTCAGTCCTTCGCCACTCCCCAGCCAGGCTCATGCCAGGAGGGGTAAGGGGCCTCCACCGTGGGCCTGTCCTGGCTGCAAGGGCGTGGACTTGAGGCATTCAAGTTAGAAGCCAAGAGACCCAAGTTCTGGCCCAGTGTGCCATGGGGTCATCGCTGGATGTTGGAAAGACCACTGGAGTACTCTGGGCTTCGTTTCGCTAAATTGACGACAAGCGGGAACTTGACCCTGGACGTcacacccccatccccagggccCACTGGAAGCACACGAAAGCCAGCATAACCGCAGGGGTGACCGCTGGCCATGGCATCTCTTCCCGTGCCCGGTGCCCACACCAGCTCTTCTCCTTGCGGCCCCCTTCCTGCCTCGCACCTGGCCCAGAGCCCTGCGGCGGTGGCGGAGGGGGGAGCAGGGGCCGGTCGGGCAGCAGCTCGTCGTCAGAGGTGGCGATAGTCTTGATGGCATTGTGGTAGAGCGGGGTAGAGCTGGGCATGGCGTACTTGGACATCTGGGACATCATCAGTGACAGGGGGTTCTGGGAAGGCGCGGGGTCTGGGGAGGAAGTGAATGGCAGGCTGGGGTTCATGAGGCCGCTGGGAGGGTTGGCGGGAGGCGCTGAGGAGCTGCTCCGGGGGCCGCTAGGCGGGAGGGCACCTACAGAAGcggggagaca is from Neofelis nebulosa isolate mNeoNeb1 chromosome 10, mNeoNeb1.pri, whole genome shotgun sequence and encodes:
- the CXCR5 gene encoding C-X-C chemokine receptor type 5 translates to MNYPLTLDMDLINYNLEDMYKELGNYSDSTESPAVENHLCSTAEGPLLSSFKAVFMPVAYGLIFLLGMMGNILVLVILERHRQTRSSTETFLFHLAVADLLLVFILPFAVIEGSVGWLLGTFLCKTVIALHKINFYCSSLLLACIAVDRYLAIVHAVHAYRHRRLLSIHITCATIWLAGIFFALPEILFAKVSRLHRNDSLPRCTFSQENRAETNAWFTSRFLYHLGGFLLPMLVMAWCYVGVVHRLCQAQRRPQRQKAVRVAILVTSVFFLCWSPYHVVIFLDTLARLKTVSNSCELNGYLSVAITMSEFLGVAHCCLNPMLYTFAGVKFRSDLSRLLTKLGCAGPASLCQFFPTWRKSSLSESENATSLTTF